DNA sequence from the Parascardovia denticolens DSM 10105 = JCM 12538 genome:
GCTGGTCGTCGGCCCCGGGGTGAAGACCGGGCTCAGCGTGCGCATAGACGACCCCCGCAGCCTGGGGGCCGATTGCCTGGTCGATTGCGTGGCCGCTTACAACCTCTACCCCGCCCCCTGCCTGGTCATCGACATGGGGACGGCCACCACCTTCAACATCGTGGATGACCACGGGGCCATCACCATGGGCCTCATCACCGCCGGCCTGCAGACGTCGGCCAAGGCCTTGGCGGGAGAGACCGCCCAGCTTCCCCAGGTGGAGATCCGCAAGCCATCCACCATCCTGACCAAGAACACGGGCGAGGCCATCCAAGCCGGCCTCTACTACAGCTTCCTGGGCGGGTTGGAGACGATCGTCAAACAGATCTCAAGCGAATACGAGGCCCAAAGACCCGACTCCCCCAAACTGACCGTGGTCGCCACCGGA
Encoded proteins:
- a CDS encoding type III pantothenate kinase — its product is MLLAVDIGNTNIVIGLLGPADEAGTRWPRPEVSKATRPIIATYRITTAAAHTSDEYGIMLLQFLALSSCKPADVEGVIISNVVPSLMHSFRAAIIKFFGLNPLVVGPGVKTGLSVRIDDPRSLGADCLVDCVAAYNLYPAPCLVIDMGTATTFNIVDDHGAITMGLITAGLQTSAKALAGETAQLPQVEIRKPSTILTKNTGEAIQAGLYYSFLGGLETIVKQISSEYEAQRPDSPKLTVVATGGLGRVVEEDATALGILDAYDPDLIFKGLDIIYSKTARY